The sequence GACGAAGGCGATCAGCAGCACGGACCGCGTGCCCAGGATGACCTGGGACATGACGTCCTGGCCCATGTGCGTGGTGCCCATCCAGTGCTCCCACGACGGCGGCTGCAGCAGGTCGCTGCTGCGCTCGTCGGGGTCGTACGGCGCGATCCAGGGCCCGATGACCGCGATCACGACGAAGAACGCGAGGATCGCCAGGCCGGTCAGGGCCTTGGTGTTGCGCGCCCACAGGAACCGGCGCTTCTTGCCGGTCGGTGCGACGTCCTGCTGGCCGATCGTGTCCGGCTCGAGGATGATCTCGGCTGCCATGGGTCAGCCCTCCTGACGCGTGCGGGGGTCGAGCACGCCGTACGCGAAGTCGGCGATGACGTTGGCGAGGAGCACGGCGACCGTGATGACCAGGAAGCACCCCTGCATGAGCGGGTAGTCCTTGGCGGCCGTCGCCTTGAGGAGCTGGTAGCCGATGCCCTGGTAGCTGAAGACCGTCTCCATCACGAGCGTGCCGCCGACGATGAAGCCGAGGGACAGCGCGAAGCTCGACAGCTGGGGCAGGATCGCGTTGCGCGCGGCGTAGCCGAACATCACCTTGCGCTCCGGCAGGCCCTTGGCCTGGGCGACCGTCACGTAGTCGTCCGACGAGACCGTCACCATCATGTTGCGCATCCCCAGGATCCAGCCGGAGACGGACGTGATGATGATGGTCAGCGCCGGCAGCGTGCCGTAGTAGATCACCGACCCGGCGAACTCCCAGCTGAGGTTCGGCACCATGCTGCGGTTGTAGCTCCCGCTCGCGGGGAACCAGCCCAGCCGCACCGCGAACAGCGCGATCACGACGAGGGCGAGCCAGAAGTACGGCACGGTCGAGAAGAACGTCGAGATCGGCAGCAGGATGTCGGCGCGCGTGCCGCGGCGCCAGCCGATCGCCACGCCCGCGAGCGTGCCGATCGTGAAGCTGATGATCGTCGCGATCCCGACGAGCCCGATCGTCCAGGGCAGGGACCGCGCCAGGATGTCGACGACCGGCTCGCGCCCCGAGAACGAGATGCCCAGGTTCCCGTGGAACAGCTGCGTCCAGTAGTTCACGTACTGCTGCCACAGCGTGGTGTTCTCGTCGAGCCCGAACAGCTTGGTGATCGCCTCGATCGCGTCAGGGCTGATCTTGCCCTGGTTGGCGGCGATGAGCGCCGTGACGGGGTCGCCCGGCATGACGCGCGGGATGAAGAAGTTGATCGTCATCGCGGCCCAGAAGGTGATGACGTAGAAGATCGTGCGTCGGACGAAGAACCTCATCGGTCGGCCTCCTGCAGGGCGTCGGGGAGGCCGGCGGCCGGTCCGGTGCCGCTCGCGGCGCCGCCGTCGACGCTCTCGGCGCCGGGGACGTCCGGACGGTCGGGACGGTCGGAGTAGCCCCAGCACGCGGCGGAGCGGCCGGGCCCGACGGG is a genomic window of Cellulomonas fulva containing:
- a CDS encoding ABC transporter permease, yielding MRFFVRRTIFYVITFWAAMTINFFIPRVMPGDPVTALIAANQGKISPDAIEAITKLFGLDENTTLWQQYVNYWTQLFHGNLGISFSGREPVVDILARSLPWTIGLVGIATIISFTIGTLAGVAIGWRRGTRADILLPISTFFSTVPYFWLALVVIALFAVRLGWFPASGSYNRSMVPNLSWEFAGSVIYYGTLPALTIIITSVSGWILGMRNMMVTVSSDDYVTVAQAKGLPERKVMFGYAARNAILPQLSSFALSLGFIVGGTLVMETVFSYQGIGYQLLKATAAKDYPLMQGCFLVITVAVLLANVIADFAYGVLDPRTRQEG